The Pseudodesulfovibrio sp. zrk46 genome contains a region encoding:
- a CDS encoding multidrug efflux RND transporter permease subunit → MVRFFIDRPIFASVVAIIILLVGVLSALSLPIAQYPEIAPPSVSVRATYTGADAQTVMESVATPIEEQVNGAQDMMYMSSISSNDGSMSLSVTFELGRDLELATVDVQNRVNLATAQLPQEVRNTGVSVQKQSPDIVLIINLTSDLPQYDSLFLNNYAKINLYDALRRIEGVGNVSLFGDKDYGMRIWLDPDKLASYGLTVSDVIGAVQEQNIQAPAGQIGMPPAPVGQQFQMSVRVKGRLADPDEFGKIILKANEDGSTVRVENVARVELGSKNYYTFSRLKGQDTASLLIYQLPGANALDVADNVRKTMDELSTYFPDGIKYQIPYDTTLFVTSSIDEVQDTLVEALILVFLVVFIFLQNWRTTIIPMVTVPVSLIGTFALFPVLDFSINTLTLFGLVLAIGIVVDDAIVVVEATQRIIDEEGLSPRDATRKAMDEVTGPVIASTLVLIAVFVPVAFMGGITGQLYKQFALTLSVSVFISSINALTLSPALSALLLRPYTPIKGPLGWFFGKFNYVFEAVTKRYNKGVAALVRRSVMGLLVIAIFAAGCGGLFKILPSGFVPDEDQGYFIVNCMLPEAASLERSDAVIKQVEDYLDKAPGVRSYVSLGGFNLLTGSYSSYSSALFVILDDWSERESPELSLEAIMGNAQKAFWGIQEAIVMAFGPPPIRGLSSTGGLQFELQDRTGGTIEELDAIAHHFMETANKLPEVASTFTTFSANVPQYYVEIDRDKVKKLGVPVNEVFQTMQTYLGGYYINDFNKYGRTFRVMAQAESNYRTKLEDLSRFYMRSNEGQMVPLSTLGEASRITGPEYVQRYNVFRTVEVNVTPAPGVSSGQAMAAIERAAAENLPTGFGYEWTGIAYQEKTAGSQTGLIFALAIVMVFLVLAAQYESWATPFAVILCIPLGIFGAMASQWVRGLDNNVYAQIGLVMLIGLAAKNAILIVEFAKEKHEKEGMSYVDAALEAAHLRFRPILMTSFAFILGVIPLVVATGAGSASRHALGTSVFGGMIAATILGVIVVPSLYTAILSLASKVRGKKEQKE, encoded by the coding sequence ATGGTCAGATTCTTCATTGACCGCCCGATCTTCGCATCGGTTGTGGCCATTATCATTCTATTGGTCGGTGTTCTGAGTGCCCTGTCGCTCCCCATCGCCCAGTATCCGGAAATCGCGCCGCCGTCAGTCAGCGTTAGAGCCACCTACACCGGTGCCGATGCCCAGACTGTTATGGAATCCGTGGCTACTCCCATTGAAGAGCAGGTCAACGGTGCGCAGGACATGATGTACATGTCCTCCATTTCGTCCAACGACGGCTCCATGTCCCTGTCCGTGACCTTCGAATTAGGGCGCGATCTCGAGCTGGCAACCGTTGACGTTCAGAACCGCGTCAACCTCGCCACAGCACAGCTCCCGCAGGAAGTCCGCAACACAGGTGTCTCGGTACAGAAACAGTCCCCGGACATCGTTCTGATCATTAACCTGACATCCGACCTGCCTCAATACGACTCTCTGTTCCTGAACAACTACGCCAAGATCAATCTGTATGATGCGCTTCGCCGTATTGAAGGCGTTGGTAATGTTTCCCTGTTCGGTGACAAGGACTACGGCATGCGCATCTGGCTCGACCCCGACAAACTGGCGAGCTACGGCCTGACCGTATCCGACGTTATCGGTGCCGTGCAGGAGCAGAACATTCAGGCCCCGGCAGGCCAGATCGGCATGCCGCCCGCCCCTGTGGGACAGCAGTTCCAGATGTCTGTGCGCGTCAAGGGCCGCCTCGCCGATCCTGATGAGTTCGGCAAGATCATTCTCAAGGCCAATGAGGACGGCAGCACAGTCCGCGTGGAAAACGTGGCCCGTGTCGAGCTCGGCTCCAAGAACTACTACACTTTCTCCCGCCTCAAAGGGCAGGACACCGCCTCGCTGCTGATCTACCAGCTGCCCGGCGCCAACGCCCTCGACGTTGCTGACAACGTCCGCAAGACCATGGACGAATTGTCCACATACTTCCCGGACGGCATCAAATATCAGATCCCCTACGACACCACTCTGTTCGTCACCTCCTCCATCGACGAGGTGCAGGATACACTTGTCGAGGCACTCATACTCGTGTTCCTCGTGGTGTTCATCTTCCTGCAAAACTGGCGCACAACCATCATTCCCATGGTCACGGTGCCCGTTTCTCTGATTGGTACCTTTGCCCTGTTCCCGGTCCTCGACTTCTCCATCAACACATTGACGCTATTCGGCCTTGTCCTCGCCATTGGTATCGTTGTTGACGATGCCATCGTTGTTGTTGAGGCGACGCAGCGCATTATTGATGAAGAAGGGCTGTCACCACGCGATGCCACGAGAAAGGCCATGGACGAAGTAACCGGACCGGTCATTGCGTCCACGCTGGTGCTCATCGCGGTGTTCGTGCCGGTAGCATTCATGGGTGGGATCACGGGCCAGCTGTACAAACAGTTCGCCTTGACCCTGTCAGTGTCGGTGTTCATCTCATCCATCAACGCATTGACGCTCTCACCGGCACTCAGTGCCTTGCTGCTGCGTCCTTACACGCCCATCAAAGGCCCCTTGGGTTGGTTCTTCGGCAAGTTCAACTATGTATTCGAAGCCGTGACCAAGCGATACAACAAGGGCGTGGCCGCTCTCGTGCGCCGCTCTGTCATGGGTTTGCTGGTCATAGCCATTTTCGCAGCCGGTTGTGGCGGCCTGTTCAAGATCCTGCCTTCCGGCTTTGTGCCTGACGAGGATCAGGGTTACTTCATCGTCAACTGCATGCTGCCTGAAGCAGCCTCGCTTGAACGGTCGGATGCCGTCATCAAACAGGTTGAAGACTACCTCGACAAGGCTCCCGGTGTACGCAGCTATGTCTCCCTTGGCGGATTCAATCTGCTGACCGGTTCATACTCTTCCTACAGCTCTGCCCTCTTCGTCATTCTGGACGACTGGTCCGAGCGAGAGTCACCCGAGCTGTCTCTGGAAGCGATCATGGGCAATGCCCAGAAGGCATTCTGGGGGATTCAGGAAGCCATCGTCATGGCCTTTGGCCCGCCGCCTATCCGCGGTCTGAGTTCCACTGGCGGTCTGCAATTTGAACTGCAGGACCGCACAGGTGGAACCATTGAGGAGTTGGACGCCATCGCCCACCACTTCATGGAAACCGCGAACAAGCTGCCGGAGGTCGCCTCGACCTTCACCACCTTCTCGGCAAACGTTCCGCAGTATTACGTGGAGATCGACCGCGACAAGGTCAAAAAGCTGGGCGTGCCCGTCAACGAAGTATTCCAGACCATGCAGACCTATCTGGGTGGTTACTACATCAATGACTTCAACAAATACGGCCGCACCTTCCGCGTCATGGCGCAGGCAGAGTCCAACTACCGCACCAAACTCGAAGATTTGAGCCGCTTCTACATGCGGTCCAACGAAGGCCAGATGGTGCCGCTCTCCACTCTCGGAGAAGCCTCACGCATCACCGGTCCGGAGTATGTGCAGCGATACAATGTATTCCGTACTGTCGAGGTCAATGTCACTCCTGCTCCCGGCGTCAGCTCGGGTCAGGCAATGGCAGCCATCGAACGCGCTGCGGCAGAGAACCTGCCCACCGGCTTCGGCTACGAGTGGACAGGTATCGCCTATCAGGAAAAAACAGCGGGTAGCCAAACAGGCCTGATCTTTGCCCTGGCTATCGTCATGGTATTCCTGGTGCTGGCAGCTCAGTATGAATCATGGGCCACCCCGTTTGCGGTCATCCTGTGTATCCCCCTCGGCATCTTCGGCGCCATGGCGTCCCAATGGGTGCGAGGACTGGACAACAACGTGTATGCGCAGATCGGTCTGGTCATGCTCATTGGTCTGGCTGCCAAGAACGCTATTCTCATTGTTGAGTTCGCCAAGGAGAAACACGAGAAGGAAGGCATGTCCTATGTGGATGCGGCACTGGAAGCAGCACACCTGCGCTTCCGCCCCATTCTCATGACCTCCTTCGCCTTCATCCTCGGCGTCATCCCGTTGGTCGTTGCCACTGGCGCAGGCTCTGCCAGCCGCCACGCCCTGGGCACCTCGGTGTTCGGCGGCATGATCGCGGCCACGATCCTCGGTGTCATCGTTGTACCTTCTCTGTACACAGCCATCTTGAGCTTGGCTTCCAAGGTCCGCGGAAAGAAAGAACAAAAGGAATAG
- a CDS encoding efflux RND transporter periplasmic adaptor subunit, producing MKVMKAAKKDMPYWGEFVGTISAVESVDVRARVAGFLLEKRFDEGRKVNKGDLLFVIDPKSFQEDLNQAESGLEYNQALLAKAKKDYERFKKLYDDGVVSREEFESYQTSLATYKAQVRDNAAQVENARIQLGYTKIYSPIDGIIGRVKVDLGNLVGQGENTLLATVSTVDPVYVSFSIPESDYIRARRNPEMQETREKEIELILADGSKYDVNGSFSMIDRAVDPQTGTLGIRVSFPNPDGLLRPGQYGKVRVLIESLKDAVVVPTRGVQDTQGMKSIYKVGDDGKVVNQPIKIGFEADNMVVVTEGLNAGDTVIIDGIRRVRPGMEIKPIVVPMDTPQNEAASMGNPQDTEQKEN from the coding sequence ATGAAAGTGATGAAGGCCGCCAAAAAGGACATGCCCTATTGGGGTGAATTCGTAGGCACGATCAGCGCGGTTGAATCCGTGGATGTTCGCGCTCGCGTTGCCGGCTTCCTGCTGGAGAAAAGATTCGATGAAGGCCGCAAGGTCAATAAGGGCGACCTGCTCTTTGTCATCGACCCCAAGTCCTTTCAGGAAGATCTCAATCAGGCCGAATCCGGACTCGAATACAATCAGGCCTTGTTGGCAAAAGCCAAGAAGGACTACGAACGATTCAAGAAGCTCTATGATGACGGCGTGGTCAGCCGCGAAGAATTCGAAAGCTACCAGACCTCTCTGGCGACCTACAAAGCTCAGGTCCGCGACAACGCTGCTCAGGTCGAGAACGCCCGTATTCAGCTCGGCTACACCAAGATTTACTCTCCCATCGACGGCATCATTGGCCGCGTGAAAGTGGACCTCGGCAACCTCGTTGGTCAGGGCGAAAACACCCTGCTCGCCACTGTCTCCACCGTGGACCCCGTCTACGTTTCTTTCAGCATTCCTGAAAGCGACTATATCCGCGCCCGCCGTAATCCTGAAATGCAGGAAACCCGCGAAAAGGAAATTGAACTCATTCTGGCCGATGGCAGCAAGTACGATGTCAACGGATCGTTCAGCATGATCGACCGCGCTGTCGATCCTCAGACCGGTACCCTCGGCATCCGCGTTTCTTTCCCGAACCCTGACGGCCTGCTCCGTCCCGGCCAGTACGGCAAGGTCCGCGTCCTCATCGAGAGCCTCAAGGACGCTGTAGTCGTCCCGACCCGCGGTGTTCAGGATACTCAGGGTATGAAGTCCATCTATAAAGTAGGCGACGACGGCAAGGTCGTTAACCAGCCCATCAAGATCGGCTTTGAAGCGGACAACATGGTTGTAGTGACTGAAGGCCTCAACGCCGGCGACACCGTCATCATCGACGGCATTCGCCGTGTACGTCCCGGTATGGAGATCAAGCCTATCGTGGTTCCCATGGATACGCCCCAAAACGAAGCAGCTTCCATGGGCAATCCTCAGGATACTGAACAAAAGGAAAACTAA
- a CDS encoding DUF1844 domain-containing protein encodes MADKTCKENPMKGVPLDINFSTFIYSLSSSAMVALGEAADPTTGKVEFQPQMAKHTIDVLGMLKNKFENGLDEDEKKLLCEIVYNLRMAYVNKSK; translated from the coding sequence ATGGCTGACAAGACGTGCAAAGAGAACCCCATGAAGGGCGTTCCCCTGGATATCAATTTCTCCACCTTCATCTATTCCCTGTCCTCGTCGGCCATGGTCGCCCTTGGCGAGGCAGCCGATCCTACCACCGGCAAGGTGGAGTTCCAGCCCCAGATGGCCAAACACACCATCGACGTGCTTGGCATGCTCAAGAACAAGTTTGAAAACGGGTTGGACGAGGACGAGAAGAAGCTGCTGTGCGAGATCGTATACAATCTCCGCATGGCTTACGTGAATAAGTCCAAATAA
- the argC gene encoding N-acetyl-gamma-glutamyl-phosphate reductase, producing MSHTIKAGLVGVTGYTGMELARLMTHHSSMELVRATSRSEAGKTLADIYPFLNRLPLGELVITQPDPADLAAECDVVFLAVPHKTAMEIAAALLEEGVKVVDLSADFRINDKATYEQWYATEHTKADLLSEAVYGLPELYLDQIMGARLIANPGCYPTSAILGLTPALANNLVETENIVIDSKSGASGAGRGANVGTLFCEVHDSFRAYGLPTHRHTPEIEQEISKVAGEDITVSFNTHLLPIDRGILSTIYTKLKGEKTLDEVHELYADFYSDKPMVRVLPKGQLPETRFVRGTVFCDIGLVIDPRTGRLIILSAIDNLCRGASGQALMNANLICGLDIDEGLPMAPVMP from the coding sequence ATGTCCCATACCATCAAGGCGGGTCTGGTCGGCGTTACCGGCTACACCGGCATGGAACTGGCCCGTCTCATGACGCATCATTCCTCCATGGAACTGGTGCGGGCCACCTCCCGTTCCGAAGCGGGCAAGACGCTGGCTGACATTTATCCCTTCCTGAACCGGCTGCCCCTTGGCGAATTGGTAATCACTCAGCCTGATCCGGCAGATCTCGCTGCCGAATGTGATGTGGTCTTTCTGGCCGTGCCGCACAAGACCGCCATGGAGATCGCCGCTGCCCTGTTGGAAGAGGGCGTGAAAGTGGTGGACCTGTCTGCCGACTTCCGTATTAACGATAAGGCTACCTACGAACAATGGTATGCCACCGAGCACACCAAGGCCGATCTCCTGTCCGAAGCCGTGTATGGTCTGCCGGAGCTTTACCTTGATCAGATCATGGGGGCGCGCCTGATCGCCAACCCCGGTTGTTATCCCACTTCCGCAATTCTCGGGCTGACTCCGGCCCTCGCCAATAATTTGGTTGAGACCGAGAACATTGTCATTGATTCCAAGTCCGGTGCTTCCGGAGCTGGGCGTGGTGCCAATGTCGGTACACTCTTCTGCGAAGTGCATGACTCTTTCCGCGCTTATGGGCTGCCTACTCACCGTCATACTCCGGAGATTGAGCAGGAAATTTCCAAGGTGGCGGGTGAAGACATTACCGTGTCTTTCAACACGCACCTTCTGCCCATTGATCGTGGAATTCTCTCCACCATCTACACCAAGCTCAAGGGCGAGAAGACCCTTGACGAGGTGCATGAGCTTTACGCCGATTTCTACTCTGACAAGCCCATGGTGCGCGTGCTGCCCAAGGGCCAGTTGCCAGAAACCCGTTTTGTGCGCGGTACCGTTTTTTGCGACATCGGACTGGTCATCGATCCCCGCACCGGTCGTCTGATTATTCTGTCCGCTATCGATAACCTGTGTCGTGGCGCATCCGGGCAGGCCCTCATGAATGCCAACCTCATTTGTGGTCTCGACATCGACGAAGGATTGCCCATGGCTCCGGTCATGCCGTAA
- a CDS encoding metallophosphoesterase, producing the protein MWLIIVLSVATFLTLYLGLRLINPAPLARKWKVASWLLVITLLFAQRLSWYLWRGDRTDTLLQVFDWAGFTFLGLVSFIVVLMLLRDVPILFQGIMSTLTKLFVRRSKRPYFIKPNRERRRFMLNATNGVIMTAALPLSGYAVYGARRKPEVVHNDLPVIDLPEGLEGFTIAQITDTHVGPTIRGAWVQQVVDEINSLSPDLIVHTGDMVDGSVASLNGAVRPFGDLSAPHGVFMCTGNHEYYSGVHEWIGEANRLGMRPLLNENTLIDTGNGRLLLAGVTDYRADRLVPEHASSPKQAMANAPDHDVSILLAHQPKSIYAASNVGFDIQLSGHTHGGQFAPWTWAIDLFQPYVKGLHLHEKTLIYVSVGTGYWGPPMRLGTKPEITLHTLRKA; encoded by the coding sequence ATGTGGCTTATTATAGTATTATCCGTCGCAACCTTTCTGACTTTGTACCTCGGGTTGCGGCTCATCAATCCCGCACCGCTCGCGCGAAAGTGGAAGGTAGCGTCATGGCTGTTGGTCATTACGCTGCTCTTTGCCCAGCGTCTTTCATGGTATCTTTGGCGCGGTGACCGTACGGATACTCTGCTCCAGGTGTTCGACTGGGCAGGCTTCACTTTCCTCGGTCTGGTCTCGTTTATCGTAGTGCTTATGCTGTTACGAGATGTGCCAATCCTGTTCCAAGGCATCATGAGTACTTTGACAAAGCTTTTCGTACGCCGGAGCAAGCGCCCCTACTTCATCAAGCCGAACAGGGAACGTCGACGCTTCATGCTCAACGCCACCAACGGCGTAATAATGACAGCCGCCCTGCCTCTTTCCGGATATGCAGTCTATGGTGCCCGCCGCAAGCCGGAAGTCGTTCACAACGACCTGCCGGTCATCGACCTGCCGGAAGGACTCGAAGGGTTCACCATTGCGCAGATCACGGACACCCATGTAGGGCCGACCATTCGCGGGGCCTGGGTGCAGCAGGTGGTTGATGAGATCAACTCCCTGTCTCCCGACCTGATCGTCCATACAGGTGACATGGTGGATGGAAGCGTTGCATCCCTCAATGGCGCAGTCCGCCCCTTTGGCGATTTATCCGCGCCCCACGGCGTGTTCATGTGTACCGGCAACCATGAATACTATTCCGGCGTCCACGAATGGATAGGAGAGGCCAATCGCCTCGGCATGCGCCCACTCCTCAACGAGAACACCCTCATCGACACTGGCAATGGCCGCCTCCTTCTGGCTGGTGTCACCGACTACCGCGCCGACCGCCTTGTTCCGGAACACGCTTCATCCCCCAAGCAGGCCATGGCCAACGCACCGGACCACGATGTATCCATCCTACTGGCCCACCAGCCCAAGTCCATCTATGCGGCCAGCAACGTCGGATTCGACATCCAACTCTCAGGACACACTCACGGCGGCCAGTTCGCCCCATGGACATGGGCCATCGACCTCTTCCAGCCTTATGTGAAGGGGCTCCATCTACACGAGAAGACGCTCATCTATGTCAGTGTCGGTACCGGCTATTGGGGCCCGCCCATGCGCCTGGGAACCAAGCCTGAAATCACGCTTCACACCTTGCGAAAGGCCTAG
- a CDS encoding anaerobic ribonucleoside-triphosphate reductase activating protein, whose product MNEPAGVWNYVRGFENMSLCDWPGRTTCIIFLGGCNLHCPTCHNADLAWDMQSLPVIDQNRIKAYLRDRAGWLDGVTVTGGEPTMVPGVGELLFEIRKSGLPVKMDTNGMRPEVVKDLLQYKLVDTFAVDVKGPYAKYPALTGHAVSEIAAKANLERIFEMAKAKPEAFYFRTTRVPGLTDADIETAQSYLPLEYELKIQKYVPPRRTQQHAQPDNEKRRAVGDVVN is encoded by the coding sequence ATGAATGAGCCCGCAGGGGTCTGGAACTATGTGCGCGGTTTTGAGAACATGAGCCTATGCGATTGGCCTGGCCGCACCACATGCATCATCTTTCTGGGAGGCTGCAACCTGCACTGCCCGACCTGTCACAATGCTGACCTGGCTTGGGACATGCAATCGCTGCCCGTCATCGATCAAAACCGTATAAAAGCATACCTGCGTGATCGAGCCGGCTGGCTCGACGGGGTCACTGTGACCGGCGGCGAGCCGACAATGGTGCCGGGCGTAGGGGAGTTGCTCTTCGAGATCCGTAAGTCCGGTCTGCCGGTCAAAATGGACACCAACGGCATGCGCCCCGAGGTGGTCAAGGATCTCCTTCAGTATAAGCTGGTGGATACGTTTGCCGTGGATGTGAAAGGTCCGTACGCAAAGTATCCCGCTCTCACCGGACACGCCGTTTCCGAAATCGCGGCCAAAGCCAACCTCGAACGTATCTTCGAGATGGCCAAAGCCAAACCCGAGGCCTTCTACTTCCGCACCACCCGGGTGCCTGGTCTCACCGATGCCGATATCGAAACGGCTCAGAGCTATCTGCCGCTCGAATATGAACTGAAAATTCAAAAGTATGTGCCCCCAAGGAGGACGCAGCAGCATGCCCAGCCAGATAATGAAAAGAGACGGGCGGTTGGAGACGTGGTCAACTGA
- a CDS encoding ribonucleoside triphosphate reductase — MPSQIMKRDGRLETWSTDRIAQAIFKALAASGIKDPLLAKRLGQKVEKKLADFDIPEQEHVQNTVEQVLMESRQFEIAKKYILYREQRRQLRSQKEAYLDIKEVIDNYLDQADWRVNENANMTHSFQGLMLHLSGTVQARYALEKYPEEIRMAHDHGYFHIHDLSFGLAGYCAGWSLRDLLLEGFNLEGRASAGPAKHFDTALGQMNNFLGTLQNEWAGAQAFNNVDTYLAPFIRHDGLNYDQVRQCMQKFVFNLNTTSRWGGQSPFTNLSFDLVAPKHIAQEPIIVGGKYDDELTYGDFQEEMNMINQAYIEVMLEGDHHDRIFSFPIPTYNVTEDFPWEEPIGETLMQLTAKYGVPYFQNFISSDLNPEDVRSMCCRLQMDLRELRNKTGGLFGAGDLTGSIGVVTLNLPKLAYLAQSEDDFLELIEEYAELAKDSLEYKRKVINNNLEAGMFPWSKRYLKNGYKGHFSTIGLLGGHEACLNLIGRGIETEGGIRLMRRVLNHLRRITSRFQEETGNLYNLEATPAEGTSYRLAKIDKSLYPDIQAQGNGTPYYTNSTALPVGISEDVLYALEHQNQLQPLYTGGTVFHTFLGEAVTDPASLKNFIVKAFSKTKIPYISVTPTFSICKEHGYVLGEHFECPTCGQEAEVYTRIVGYYRPVSRWNKGKQAEYTDRVVFSDCLCN; from the coding sequence ATGCCCAGCCAGATAATGAAAAGAGACGGGCGGTTGGAGACGTGGTCAACTGATCGCATCGCCCAGGCCATTTTTAAAGCACTCGCCGCCAGCGGCATCAAAGATCCGCTCCTCGCCAAGCGCCTCGGCCAGAAGGTTGAGAAGAAGCTGGCTGATTTCGACATCCCTGAGCAGGAACATGTCCAGAACACCGTTGAACAGGTGCTGATGGAGTCCCGCCAGTTCGAGATCGCAAAGAAATACATCCTTTACCGGGAGCAGCGTCGTCAGCTTCGTTCTCAGAAGGAAGCCTACCTCGACATCAAGGAAGTCATCGACAATTACCTTGATCAGGCTGACTGGCGTGTAAACGAAAACGCCAACATGACCCACTCTTTCCAGGGGCTCATGCTGCACCTGTCCGGTACTGTTCAGGCTCGCTACGCCTTGGAGAAGTACCCGGAAGAAATCCGTATGGCTCATGACCACGGTTACTTCCATATTCATGACCTTTCTTTTGGTTTGGCTGGTTACTGCGCCGGTTGGTCCCTGCGTGATTTGTTGCTGGAAGGTTTCAATCTGGAAGGCCGCGCTTCTGCCGGTCCTGCCAAGCACTTTGATACCGCGCTTGGTCAGATGAACAACTTCCTCGGCACCCTTCAGAATGAGTGGGCCGGTGCACAGGCATTCAACAACGTTGATACATACCTTGCTCCGTTCATTCGTCATGATGGTCTGAACTATGATCAGGTGCGCCAGTGCATGCAGAAGTTCGTGTTCAACCTGAACACCACTTCCCGCTGGGGTGGTCAGTCTCCGTTTACCAATCTGTCTTTCGATCTCGTTGCTCCCAAGCATATCGCTCAGGAGCCCATCATTGTCGGTGGCAAGTACGACGACGAGTTGACCTACGGCGACTTCCAGGAAGAGATGAACATGATCAATCAGGCGTACATCGAGGTTATGCTCGAAGGCGACCACCACGATCGTATCTTCTCCTTCCCGATTCCGACTTACAATGTCACCGAAGACTTTCCTTGGGAAGAGCCCATCGGTGAAACGCTGATGCAGCTGACCGCCAAATACGGCGTTCCCTATTTCCAGAACTTTATCAGCTCTGATCTCAATCCCGAAGATGTGCGCTCCATGTGCTGCCGTCTCCAGATGGACCTTCGTGAGCTGCGCAACAAGACTGGCGGCCTGTTCGGCGCTGGCGACCTCACCGGTTCTATCGGTGTTGTCACCCTGAACCTGCCCAAGCTTGCCTACCTTGCTCAGTCCGAGGATGACTTCCTTGAACTGATCGAAGAATATGCAGAACTGGCAAAGGATTCTCTGGAATACAAGCGCAAGGTTATCAACAACAACCTTGAAGCTGGCATGTTCCCGTGGTCCAAGCGCTACCTGAAGAATGGCTATAAGGGCCACTTCTCCACCATCGGTTTGCTCGGTGGCCATGAGGCTTGCCTGAACCTGATCGGTCGCGGCATCGAGACCGAGGGCGGTATCCGCCTGATGCGTCGTGTGTTGAATCACCTGCGTCGCATCACCTCCCGTTTCCAGGAGGAGACCGGCAACCTTTACAACCTCGAAGCCACGCCTGCCGAAGGTACCAGCTACCGTCTGGCCAAGATTGATAAGTCCCTTTACCCGGACATTCAGGCCCAGGGCAATGGTACTCCGTACTACACCAACTCCACGGCGCTGCCTGTCGGCATCTCCGAAGATGTGTTGTATGCTCTTGAGCATCAGAATCAACTCCAGCCGCTTTACACCGGCGGTACCGTCTTCCATACCTTCCTGGGTGAAGCGGTCACTGATCCTGCCTCACTCAAGAACTTCATCGTCAAGGCGTTCTCCAAGACCAAGATCCCGTATATCTCGGTCACGCCGACCTTCTCCATCTGCAAGGAGCATGGTTACGTTCTCGGCGAGCACTTCGAGTGCCCCACTTGTGGACAAGAAGCAGAGGTTTATACTCGCATTGTCGGCTACTACCGCCCAGTTTCCCGCTGGAACAAGGGTAAGCAGGCCGAATACACCGATCGTGTGGTGTTCAGCGATTGTCTCTGCAATTAG